The proteins below come from a single Falco rusticolus isolate bFalRus1 chromosome 8, bFalRus1.pri, whole genome shotgun sequence genomic window:
- the LOC119152464 gene encoding UDP-glucuronosyltransferase 1A1-like isoform X4 has product MVSSSPGINSLASWVAFFLLLWTFSEGGKLLVVPIDGSHWLSMRPVVERLRQRGHEIVMVVPEINLRIGSSVHYTMKTYSVSYTKEYVEAEFKKMGYRSFTPQPFLEKFSKMANITTMFFDSCKRLLSNKELIKYLEESKFDAVFMDPFFPCGQIVAEHLSLPSVYLVRGLPCSLDFHATLCPNPPSYIPRFFTRYTDRMAFLQRVGNLIVSLSSSLACSFLYSPYDHLIKEFLHQEATVLELLSHASVWLMKYDFVFEYPRPLMPNMVLIGGVSCARERALSQEFEAIVNASGEHGIIVFSLGSMVSEIPMKKAKEIAEALGSVPQTVLWRYTGEAPPNLPKNVKLVKWLPQNDLLAHPKTRAFITHGGSHGVYEGICNAVPMVLMPLFGDQMDNAKRVESRGAGVTLNILEMTSKDISAALKAVINDKKYKENIKRLSDLHLDRPIHPLDLAVHWVEFVMRHKGAPHLRPAAHDLNWIQYHSLDVIAFLLAVVLLSLFISVKCCLFCCRRCCFKKGRTRKPTKSKSH; this is encoded by the exons ATGGTCTCTTCAAGTCCAGGAATTAATTCTCTTGCCTCCTGGGTTGCGTTTTTCCTGCTCCTGTGGACCTTTTCTGAAGGTGGAAAGCTTTTGGTTGTACCTATCGATGGCAGCCACTGGCTCAGCATGCGCCCGGTTGTGGAGCGGCTCAGGCAGAGGGGACATGAAATCGTGATGGTTGTACCAGAGATAAATTTACGGATAGGTTCGTCGGTGCATTATACCATGAAAACATACTCTGTGTCTTACACTAAGGAGTATGTGGaggcagaatttaaaaagatgGGCTATAGGAGTTTCACACCTCAACCCTTCTTGGAAAAATTCTCAAAAATGGCAAATATTACAACCATGTTCTTCGATTCCTGCAAACGTCTTCTGTCTAACAAAGAACTGATTAAATACcttgaagaaagcaaatttgaTGCTGTCTTTATGgatcctttttttccatgtggaCAGATAGTGGCTGAACACCTCTCCCTACCTTCTGTGTACCTTGTACGGGGACTGCCGTGCAGCCTCGACTTCCATGCTACTCTCTGTCCAAACCCTCCTTCGTACATTCCTAGGTTCTTCACTCGCTACACGGACCGCATGGCATTCCTCCAGCGTGTGGGCAATCTCATAGTTAGCCTGAGCAGTTCCCTGGcttgcagttttctttattcGCCATACGATCATTTGATCAAAGAATTCCTCCACCAAGAGGCAACAGTGCTTGAGCTGCTCAGCCACGCATCCGTTTGGCTCATGAAATACGACTTTGTGTTTGAGTACCCCAGGCCCCTAATGCCTAACATGGTCTTGATCGGAGGCGTAAGCTGCGCTCGGGAAAGAGCGTTATCGCAG GAATTTGAAGCTATTGTGAATGCCTCTGGGGAACATGGCATTATTGTCTTCTCGCTGGGCTCCATGGTCTCTGAGATTCCTATGAAGAAAGCCAAAGAAATCGCAGAAGCCTTGGGATCAGTCCCTCAAACG GTTTTGTGGCGATACACGGGAGAGGCGCCTCCCAACCTGCCAAAGAACGTAAAGCTCGTCAAATGGCTGCCACAGAATGATCTTCTAG cTCACCCTAAGACTCGTGCATTTATTACCCATGGAGGCTCACACGGTGTTTACGAGGGCATATGCAATGCGGTGCCAATGGTACTAATGCCTTTATTTGGAGACCAGATGGACAATGCCAAGCGAGTAGAGTCACGGGGAGCAGGAGTGACACTGAATATACTTGAAATGACTTCGAAGGACATATCCGCTGCCCTGAAAGCAGTAATCAACGATAAAAA GTACAAAGAGAACATCAAGCGTCTCTCAGACCTTCACCTTGACAGACCCATCCACCCCCTGGACCTGGCTGTGCACTGGGTGGAGTTTGTAATGAGACACAAAGGGGCTCCACACCTGCGACCCGCTGCTCACGACCTGAACTGGATCCAGTACCACTCTCTGGACGTCATCGCCTTCCTCCTCGCCGTGgtgctcctctccctcttcaTTTCTGTGAAGTGCTGCCTGTTCTGCTGCCGCAGGTGCTGCTTTAAGAAGGGAAGAAcaagaaagccaaccaaatcaAAGTCTCACTAG